One genomic window of Halobellus limi includes the following:
- a CDS encoding DUF63 family protein — protein sequence MSTVAERVGVAPERLWAGGVLSALVALVAGSLVLPEVVYDGFIWHYFWGPVQADANSAACAIRPGSTVEYLYDSGACANAAEPVAYPGYTLVSEVGYMITLLVALIGVVFMLRRLDLGTDREFFYALVPFVFFGGALRVVEDANDAVPAAEALISYPLNTLFISPIIYFTVFAITLVAVVAAVWAARRGVVERYDRPLFGVGWAVLFVTLAYLFWLVITGAEGVEFYPQVLGVVVLGATVAAGVSWLLIERFAPAVNEGTRWIGFVVLWGHAVDGVANVVGLDWMPALGAGRNLVPKHPVNEFVVNVTGSVLPPSVLAVTGDTWPFLIVKLLAATFVLWVFEDEIFEESPRYTMLLLVAVLAVGLGPGTRDMLRATFGV from the coding sequence ATGTCAACAGTCGCCGAACGCGTCGGCGTCGCGCCCGAACGGCTCTGGGCCGGCGGGGTGCTGAGCGCGCTCGTCGCACTCGTCGCCGGATCGCTGGTCCTTCCGGAAGTCGTCTACGACGGGTTCATCTGGCACTACTTCTGGGGGCCCGTCCAGGCGGACGCGAACTCCGCGGCCTGTGCGATTCGACCCGGGAGCACGGTCGAGTACCTGTACGATTCGGGGGCGTGTGCGAACGCCGCGGAACCGGTCGCCTACCCGGGCTACACGCTCGTCTCGGAGGTCGGCTACATGATCACGCTGCTGGTCGCGCTCATCGGGGTCGTCTTCATGCTGCGACGGCTCGATCTGGGAACGGACCGTGAGTTCTTCTACGCGCTGGTTCCGTTCGTGTTCTTCGGCGGCGCGCTCCGCGTCGTCGAGGACGCCAACGACGCCGTCCCCGCCGCGGAAGCGCTCATCAGTTACCCGCTCAACACGCTTTTCATCAGTCCGATCATCTACTTCACGGTCTTCGCGATCACCCTCGTCGCCGTCGTCGCGGCCGTCTGGGCCGCGCGGAGGGGGGTCGTCGAGCGGTACGATCGGCCGCTTTTCGGGGTCGGATGGGCGGTCCTCTTCGTCACCCTCGCCTACCTCTTCTGGCTCGTGATCACCGGAGCCGAGGGCGTCGAGTTCTACCCGCAGGTACTCGGCGTCGTCGTCCTCGGCGCCACCGTCGCTGCGGGCGTCTCGTGGCTGCTCATCGAGCGGTTCGCGCCCGCGGTGAATGAGGGCACCCGGTGGATCGGCTTCGTCGTCCTCTGGGGCCACGCGGTCGACGGCGTCGCCAACGTCGTCGGCCTCGACTGGATGCCGGCGCTGGGGGCCGGCCGGAACCTGGTCCCGAAACATCCCGTCAACGAGTTCGTCGTCAACGTGACCGGCTCTGTCCTCCCGCCGTCGGTCCTGGCAGTCACGGGCGACACCTGGCCGTTCCTGATCGTGAAGCTTCTGGCGGCGACGTTCGTGCTCTGGGTGTTCGAAGACGAGATCTTCGAGGAGAGCCCCCGGTACACGATGCTGCTCCTCGTCGCCGTGCTCGCGGTCGGCCTCGGCCCCGGGACGCGCGATATGCTCCGGGCGACGTTCGGCGTGTGA
- a CDS encoding Lrp/AsnC family transcriptional regulator: MELDETDRAILRILQSDARTPFSEIARQIEMSSATVHDRVGRMEEAGIIEGYHAKIDPRAVGLGTSALVGLRIEQGNETDAVERLREIEGVQEIHLTTGEWDVVLRLYAEDTDGLRELMFEQISRIEGFSRSQTMVILATDLEERALPI, encoded by the coding sequence ATGGAACTCGACGAGACGGATCGGGCGATCCTTCGGATCCTCCAGTCCGACGCGCGGACGCCGTTCAGCGAGATCGCGAGACAGATCGAGATGTCCAGCGCCACCGTCCACGATCGGGTCGGGCGGATGGAAGAGGCGGGCATCATCGAGGGGTACCACGCGAAGATCGACCCGCGGGCCGTCGGCCTGGGCACGTCCGCGCTCGTCGGGCTCCGGATCGAACAGGGGAACGAGACCGACGCGGTCGAACGCCTCCGAGAGATCGAGGGCGTCCAGGAGATCCACCTCACGACCGGGGAGTGGGACGTCGTGCTTCGGCTGTACGCCGAAGACACGGACGGCCTCCGCGAGTTGATGTTCGAGCAGATCTCCCGCATCGAGGGGTTCTCCCGATCGCAGACGATGGTGATCCTCGCGACCGACCTCGAAGAGCGGGCGCTCCCGATCTGA
- a CDS encoding YcaO-like family protein, whose amino-acid sequence MTYDIELVGSGPAATAATAAFEDIDARVVSDADDPALTLAVVPAGSDAAEAFDRCERLVTVEIGGVGGRVVQRLDASVSVFGPAGAGFADLRARVAATTESTGSPTGDRSAVRLAGAIAGRRAVALLAGDEAVAGTVVDVVGTDAAGTHRVLPVPEPDSRDRTVRRDHREVDVDDSLARAERALDERTGIVAQVGERESFPVPYYLAQTADTSGFSDARAAEFAAGVDPDWDAAFMKALGEALERYCAGVYRRSEFTVAPERTRSSAVAPSRFVRPERWDTVDAETPIPWVEGVDLRTDEAVSLPAEFVHYPPPTERHKPAITTGLGLGNSGAEALLSGLYEAVERDATMLAWYSSFEPLELSVSDPTYEELRKRARAEDLSVTALLVTQDVDVPVVAAAVHREGEWPRFAVGSGASLDPIDAARSALAEALQNWMELRSMGREQAAAEDGAIGEYADFPGAAREFVDADASAPAESVGPAEVPTGEAELDAAIERVADADLDVYAARTTTADVASLGFEGVRVLVPEAQPLFQGDPFFGERARTVPAELGFEADLDRPYHPFP is encoded by the coding sequence GTGACATACGACATCGAACTCGTCGGAAGCGGTCCGGCGGCGACGGCCGCGACCGCCGCCTTCGAGGACATCGACGCGCGCGTCGTCTCCGACGCCGACGATCCGGCGTTGACGCTCGCCGTCGTTCCGGCCGGCAGCGACGCTGCGGAGGCTTTCGACCGGTGCGAGCGGCTCGTGACCGTCGAGATCGGCGGCGTCGGGGGCCGCGTGGTGCAGCGTCTCGACGCCTCCGTCTCCGTGTTCGGCCCGGCCGGTGCCGGATTCGCGGACCTGCGAGCGCGGGTCGCGGCGACGACCGAATCGACCGGATCGCCGACGGGCGACCGGAGCGCCGTCAGACTCGCCGGCGCGATCGCCGGACGGCGGGCGGTCGCCCTGCTCGCCGGCGACGAGGCTGTCGCCGGGACGGTCGTCGACGTCGTCGGCACCGACGCGGCGGGGACGCATCGGGTTCTTCCGGTCCCAGAGCCGGACTCGCGCGACCGAACGGTGCGACGCGACCACCGCGAGGTCGACGTCGACGACTCGCTGGCGCGCGCGGAGCGGGCGCTCGACGAGCGGACCGGAATCGTCGCGCAGGTCGGCGAGCGCGAGTCGTTCCCGGTCCCCTACTACCTCGCGCAGACGGCCGACACCTCCGGTTTCAGCGACGCCCGCGCCGCCGAGTTCGCCGCCGGCGTCGATCCCGACTGGGACGCCGCGTTCATGAAGGCTCTCGGCGAGGCGCTCGAACGGTACTGCGCCGGCGTCTACCGCCGCTCGGAGTTCACCGTCGCGCCGGAACGAACGCGGTCGTCGGCGGTCGCTCCCTCGCGGTTCGTGCGCCCGGAGAGGTGGGATACGGTCGACGCCGAGACGCCGATCCCGTGGGTCGAGGGCGTCGACCTCCGCACCGACGAGGCCGTGTCGCTGCCGGCGGAGTTCGTCCACTACCCGCCGCCGACCGAGCGGCACAAGCCGGCGATCACGACGGGATTGGGACTCGGCAACTCCGGGGCGGAGGCGCTGCTCTCGGGGCTCTACGAGGCGGTCGAGCGCGACGCGACGATGCTCGCGTGGTACTCGTCGTTCGAGCCGCTGGAGCTTTCGGTTTCGGACCCGACGTACGAGGAACTCCGAAAGCGGGCGCGCGCGGAAGACCTGTCGGTGACGGCGCTCCTGGTCACGCAGGACGTGGACGTGCCCGTGGTCGCCGCGGCGGTCCACCGCGAGGGCGAGTGGCCGCGGTTCGCCGTCGGCTCCGGCGCGTCGCTCGATCCGATCGACGCCGCGCGGTCGGCGCTCGCGGAGGCGCTCCAGAACTGGATGGAGTTACGGTCGATGGGCAGAGAGCAGGCCGCAGCCGAAGACGGCGCGATCGGCGAGTACGCCGACTTCCCCGGGGCCGCACGGGAGTTCGTCGACGCCGACGCCAGCGCGCCGGCCGAGAGCGTCGGCCCCGCGGAGGTCCCGACAGGCGAGGCGGAGCTCGACGCGGCGATCGAGCGGGTCGCCGACGCGGATCTCGACGTCTACGCCGCGCGGACGACGACGGCGGACGTCGCCTCCCTCGGGTTCGAGGGTGTCCGCGTCCTGGTTCCCGAGGCGCAACCGCTGTTCCAGGGCGACCCGTTCTTCGGCGAGCGGGCGCGGACGGTGCCCGCGGAGTTGGGCTTCGAGGCGGACCTCGACCGGCCGTACCACCCGTTCCCGTGA